In the Acropora muricata isolate sample 2 chromosome 10, ASM3666990v1, whole genome shotgun sequence genome, one interval contains:
- the LOC136887987 gene encoding bone morphogenetic protein 8A-like: MALHSMFTPFLLINLSLYFSHGVFSNKTFRPHGGLLGGLNSSRGKHNEKKSQIGKEAEVPRFLLHLYRKRTHLPRGRLSGRDSDIVRVFLREPLGKDQQDGPLNHLLIFNLSAIASNENVKRAELRIYKKKSMKHGNNTGGNLKIRVFPLKMAQNKRHHPQRNKAFLASHVISLRENVGRWIAFDVTSAIQFWKQHPGETDFGLRLAVQGMKAFPTEFRIDSRGKRAPFLVTYTYNPPIKSFRSSKALQNCSNTHTLEGDDLLLNNSSTSRNRGRRSAGHKECRRRWVYVQFKKLRWNWIIAPSGYSANYCEGACSSVLHIALEPTNHAILQNILHRMDNRIPSPSCVPTKLHGISILYRASDRSIALTEYGGMVVSTCGCH; the protein is encoded by the exons ATGGCTCTCCACTCAATGTTTACGCCATTTCTTCTGATTAATTTATCACTCTACTTTTCACATGGCGTGTTCTCGAACAAAACTTTTCGTCCACATGGTGGGCTATTAGGAGGACTCAATTCAAGCCGAGGCAAACACAACGAGAAGAAGTCACAAATAGGCAAGGAAGCTGAGGTTCCAAGATTCCTTCTTCATTTGTATAGAAAGCGAACACATTTACCTCGAGGAAGGTTAAGTGGACGCGATTCCGACATAGTAAGAGTTTTCTTACGAGAAC CGCTAGGGAAGGATCAGCAGGATGGGCCACTCAATCATCTTCTAATTTTCAACTTGTCCGCCATCGCCTCCAACGAGAACGTAAAAAGAGCAGAATTAAGAATTTACAAGAAGAAATCAATGAAGCATGGCAACAACACAGGAGGGAATCTCAAGATAAGAGTGTTCCCTTTGAAGATGGCACAGAACAAACGCCATCATCCACAAagaaacaaagcttttttggctTCCCATGTTATTAGTTTAAGGGAAAATGTCGGTAGATGGATTGCTTTTGATGTAACATCTGCAATTCaattttggaaacaacaccCAGGAGAAACTGACTTTGGCTTGAGGCTGGCTGTTCAAGGAATGAAGGCCTTTCCCACAGAATTCCGTATTGATAGCCGAGGAAAAAGAGCTCCTTTCCTTGTCACGTATACTTACAACCCACCAATAAAATCGTTCCGGTCTTCCAAAGCCTTGCAAAATTGCAGTAACACTCATACTTTAGAAGGAGACGACCTTCTTCTTAACAACTCCTCAACGTCAAGAAATCGAGGGAGACGATCCGCCGGCCATAAGGAGTGCAGGCGAAGGTGGGTTTACGTGCAATTCAAAAAGCTGAGGTGGAACTGGATTATTGCCCCAAGCGGTTACAGTGCAAATTATTGCGAAGGGGCATGTTCAAGCGTGCTTCATATAGCATTGGAGCCGACCAATCACgccattttgcaaaacattCTTCATAGAATGGACAATCGCATACCGTCGCCTTCTTGTGTACCCACCAAATTGCACGGTATTAGCATTTTGTACAGAGCAAGCGACAGGTCGATTGCATTGACAGAATATGGTGGGATGGTTGTGTCGACATGTGGGTGTCATTGA
- the LOC136887991 gene encoding uncharacterized protein, whose translation MASLTEEPWFIGIVAGLAALILVLICIIVIFCTLWARKDRLRKRENRLRRLSSRLEQDQIVMGMNATNNLPLGSPNSTSNWVLKEKPPEEMRASTLTRAAGNEPFIVGRSLSRYSRELDRSHHPSMSRYVRSYSDSEWKRGSMPVLSPYRQEPTNAAEERMVRLGMIAPRSHEAIGQYPVGYMTAPHPARGKDGKRKPNGNVVMTAREADGWEMENNPNLPQFVVSGEDYDTKGATWYRSRSLDPQSFANSMSPQYNYPRHGPQVHGSHSPTRRPSSPGVSPTGVPSTIIEEQEPEKLKRIQRVGVPILPD comes from the exons ATGGCGTCACTTACTGAGGAACCGTGGTTCATTGGCATCGTTGCAGGCTTAGCCGCATTAATATTGGTTCTGATATGCATCATCGTGATATTTTGTACTCTGTGGGCAAG AAAGGACAGACTGAGAAAGCGGGAAAATCGTTTGCGAAGGCTCTCCTCTCGTCTCGAGCAAGATCAAATCGTAATGGGAATGAATGCTACGAACAACTTACCCCTGGGATCCCCAAATAGCACTTCCAATTGGGTTCTCAAAGAAAAACCACCGGAAGAAATGAGAGCAAGTACATTAACAAGAGCTGCCGGAAACGAACCATTTATTGTTGGCAGATCACTATCAAGGTATTCAAGAGAACTCGACAGATCTCATCATCCCTCTATGAGTAGATACGTTAGGTCATATAGTGACTCCGAGTGGAAACGTGGAAGTATGCCAGTCCTTTCACCTTATCGACAAGAACCGACAAATGCCGCTGAGGAGAGGATGGTTAGATTGGGAATGATCGCACCAAGATCACATGAAGCGATTGGACAGTATCCAGTGGGCTACATGACAGCTCCTCATCCAGCAAGAGGCAAAGATGGAAAGAGGAAACCCAATGGCAATGTAGTGATGACTGCAAGAGAGGCAGATGGCTGGGAGATGGAAAACAACCCAAATCTACCACAATTCGTAGTTTCAGGTGAGGATTACGACACCAAGGGAGCGACGTGGTATCGTTCAAGATCCTTGGACCCTCAAAGCTTTGCAAATTCGATGTCACCTCAGTATAACTATCCACGACATGGTCCACAGGTTCACGGCTCTCACAGCCCAACCAGAAGACCATCCAGTCCCGGTGTCTCCCCAACTGGGGTTCCAAGCACAATTATTGAAGAACAAGAACCcgagaaactgaaaagaatacaGCGTGTTGGGGTGCCAATATTGCCTGATTAA